A genomic segment from Pseudomonas mendocina encodes:
- a CDS encoding DeoR/GlpR family DNA-binding transcription regulator, producing MMSKRNTPQRRHTILALLAEQGEVSVDALAQHFATSEVTIRKDLAALEKNGLLLRRYGGAVPVPQELFSEPTQSVSPYKHAIARAGVARIREHARIIIDSGTTTAAMIPQLGYKPGLVVMTNSLNVANALRDIEHEPVLLMTGGTWDPHSESFQGQVAEQVLRSYDFDQLFIGADGIDLERGTTTFNELLGLSRVMAEVAREVIVMVESDKIGRRIPNLELPWGSVHTLITDERLDTQAAEQIRARGIQLILAPLEN from the coding sequence ATCATGTCGAAGCGCAACACGCCGCAACGTCGTCATACCATCCTCGCCTTGCTCGCCGAGCAGGGCGAGGTCAGTGTCGACGCTTTGGCGCAGCACTTCGCCACCAGTGAAGTGACCATCCGCAAGGATCTCGCTGCGCTGGAAAAGAACGGCCTGCTATTGCGTCGCTACGGCGGTGCCGTGCCGGTGCCGCAAGAGCTGTTCAGCGAGCCGACACAGTCCGTCTCCCCATACAAGCATGCGATTGCCCGTGCCGGTGTGGCGCGCATTCGCGAGCACGCGCGGATCATCATCGACAGCGGTACCACCACGGCGGCGATGATTCCGCAGCTTGGCTACAAGCCTGGGCTGGTAGTGATGACCAACTCACTCAATGTGGCCAACGCCCTGCGCGATATCGAACACGAGCCGGTGCTACTGATGACCGGCGGTACCTGGGATCCGCATTCGGAATCCTTCCAGGGCCAAGTGGCCGAGCAGGTGCTGCGTTCCTACGACTTCGATCAGTTGTTCATCGGCGCCGACGGCATCGACCTCGAGCGTGGCACCACCACCTTCAACGAGCTGCTCGGGCTTTCGCGGGTGATGGCCGAGGTGGCTCGCGAGGTCATCGTCATGGTCGAGAGCGACAAGATCGGCCGGCGTATTCCCAATCTGGAACTGCCCTGGGGCAGCGTCCATACCCTGATTACCGACGAGCGCCTGGATACCCAGGCTGCCGAACAGATACGCGCGCGCGGCATCCAGCTGATCCTCGCGCCGCTGGAAAACTAA
- a CDS encoding LysE family transporter: MFGVTDYAAFVVAFIILLAIPGPGNLALILSTGKGGIRGGLASTFGIIFGDQVLLWLAVAGVAALLKAYPAAFHMVQWLGAAYLVYLGLRMILAKPGAAPTLEIKPRQYLWQTLVITVFNPKAIIFYMAFFPLFIDPQRHQGLITFGFMAVTIMLLTFLYGLLVVLLTHFLAERMRANPRIARGLEKLAGLCLVGFGVKLTLN; the protein is encoded by the coding sequence ATGTTCGGTGTGACGGATTACGCTGCCTTCGTTGTAGCTTTCATCATCCTGTTGGCCATTCCAGGGCCTGGCAACCTGGCGTTGATCCTGTCCACCGGCAAGGGTGGCATTCGCGGTGGACTGGCCTCGACCTTCGGCATCATCTTCGGTGACCAGGTGCTGCTGTGGCTGGCGGTGGCCGGTGTTGCCGCGCTGCTGAAAGCCTATCCGGCGGCTTTTCATATGGTGCAGTGGCTCGGTGCAGCCTATCTGGTCTATCTGGGGCTGCGCATGATCCTGGCCAAACCCGGTGCAGCGCCGACGCTGGAGATCAAGCCGCGCCAGTATCTGTGGCAAACCCTGGTGATCACGGTCTTCAATCCCAAGGCCATCATCTTCTACATGGCCTTCTTCCCGTTGTTCATCGACCCGCAAAGACATCAGGGCTTGATTACGTTCGGTTTCATGGCCGTGACCATCATGCTGCTGACCTTTCTCTACGGCTTGCTCGTCGTACTGCTGACGCACTTTCTCGCCGAGCGCATGCGCGCCAACCCGCGCATTGCGCGTGGCCTTGAGAAGTTGGCGGGGCTGTGCCTGGTCGGTTTCGGGGTCAAACTGACGCTGAACTGA
- the glmU gene encoding bifunctional UDP-N-acetylglucosamine diphosphorylase/glucosamine-1-phosphate N-acetyltransferase GlmU, producing MSLDIVILAAGQGTRMRSALPKVLHPVADKPMLGHVIDTARSLQPGSIQVVIGHGAEKVRERLAADDLNFVIQAEQLGTGHAVAQALPQLSAERVLILYGDVPLIETATLERLLALVSDDQLGLLTVDLADPTGYGRIVRNEQGVVQAIVEHKDASEAQRQIREGNTGILAVPGKRLADWLGRLSNSNAQGEYYLTDVIAMAVADGLTVATERASDEMEVLGANDRIQLAQLECHYQQRMARRLMAQGVTLRDPHRFDVRGQVSVGRDVTIDINVILEGKVVIEDDVQIGPNCVIKDSVLRKGAIVKANSHLDGAEMGEGADCGPFARLRPGTKLGAKAHVGNFVELKNAVMGEGAKAGHLSYLGDAEIGARTNIGAGTITCNYDGANKFRTVMGEDVFIGSNSALVAPVNLGDRATTGAGSVVTSDVPADTLAVGRAKQRNIEGWKRPTKK from the coding sequence ATGTCGCTCGATATCGTCATCCTCGCTGCCGGTCAAGGCACCCGCATGCGTTCCGCCCTGCCCAAGGTGCTGCACCCGGTGGCAGACAAGCCCATGCTCGGCCACGTCATCGACACCGCGCGCAGCCTGCAGCCCGGCAGCATCCAGGTGGTGATCGGGCACGGCGCTGAAAAGGTTCGCGAGCGCCTGGCCGCCGACGATCTCAATTTCGTCATCCAGGCCGAGCAGCTCGGTACCGGTCACGCCGTGGCTCAGGCTTTGCCGCAGCTCAGTGCCGAGCGCGTGCTAATCCTCTACGGCGATGTGCCGCTGATCGAGACCGCAACCCTCGAGCGTTTGCTGGCCCTGGTCAGCGACGATCAACTGGGTCTGCTTACTGTCGACTTGGCCGACCCGACGGGCTACGGTCGTATTGTGCGCAACGAGCAAGGCGTGGTGCAGGCCATCGTCGAGCACAAGGATGCCAGCGAAGCGCAGCGGCAGATCCGCGAAGGCAATACCGGCATCCTTGCCGTGCCCGGTAAGCGCCTGGCCGACTGGTTGGGCCGTCTGTCCAACAGCAACGCCCAGGGCGAGTACTACCTGACCGACGTGATCGCCATGGCCGTCGCCGATGGCCTGACCGTGGCCACCGAACGTGCCAGCGACGAAATGGAAGTGCTCGGCGCCAACGACCGCATCCAGCTCGCGCAGCTCGAATGTCATTACCAGCAGCGCATGGCTCGCCGCCTGATGGCCCAGGGCGTCACCCTGCGCGACCCGCATCGCTTCGACGTGCGCGGTCAGGTGAGCGTCGGCCGCGACGTTACCATCGACATCAACGTCATCCTCGAAGGCAAGGTGGTCATCGAAGATGATGTGCAGATCGGTCCCAACTGCGTGATCAAGGACTCGGTGCTGCGCAAGGGCGCCATCGTCAAGGCCAACAGCCACCTGGACGGTGCGGAGATGGGCGAGGGCGCCGATTGCGGCCCGTTCGCACGCCTGCGCCCGGGCACCAAGCTGGGCGCCAAGGCCCATGTGGGTAACTTCGTGGAGCTGAAGAACGCAGTAATGGGCGAAGGCGCCAAGGCTGGTCACCTGAGTTACCTGGGCGATGCCGAGATTGGCGCCCGTACCAATATCGGTGCCGGCACCATCACCTGCAACTACGATGGCGCCAACAAATTCCGCACCGTCATGGGTGAGGACGTGTTCATCGGTTCCAATAGCGCGCTGGTGGCGCCGGTCAACCTTGGCGACCGGGCCACGACAGGCGCCGGTTCGGTGGTGACCAGCGATGTGCCGGCAGATACGCTGGCCGTCGGCCGCGCCAAGCAGCGTAATATCGAAGGTTGGAAGCGGCCGACCAAGAAGTGA
- a CDS encoding F0F1 ATP synthase subunit epsilon produces MAMTVHCDIVSAEAEIFSGLVEMVIAHGNLGDLGIAPGHAPLITDLKPGPIRLIKQGGEDEVFYISGGFLEVQPNMVKVLADTVQRASDIDEAAAQEALKAAEKALSEQGSEFNYSSAAAHLAEVAAQLRTVQQLRKKFGG; encoded by the coding sequence ATGGCTATGACAGTCCATTGCGATATCGTCAGCGCGGAAGCGGAGATCTTCTCCGGCCTGGTAGAGATGGTGATTGCGCACGGCAACCTGGGTGATCTGGGTATCGCTCCGGGCCACGCACCGCTGATCACTGACCTGAAACCGGGTCCGATCCGCCTGATCAAGCAGGGTGGCGAAGACGAGGTGTTCTACATCTCCGGTGGTTTCCTCGAAGTGCAGCCGAACATGGTCAAGGTTCTCGCCGACACTGTGCAACGTGCCAGCGACATCGACGAAGCCGCTGCTCAGGAGGCCCTCAAGGCCGCCGAGAAAGCGCTGAGCGAGCAGGGTTCTGAGTTCAACTACAGTTCCGCCGCCGCTCACCTGGCCGAAGTCGCAGCCCAGCTGCGTACCGTCCAGCAACTGCGCAAGAAGTTCGGCGGCTAA
- the atpD gene encoding F0F1 ATP synthase subunit beta: MSSGRIVQIIGAVIDVEFPRDQVPAVYEALKVVGAETTLEVQQQLGDGVVRTIAMGSTEGLKRGLDITRTNKAISVPVGKATLGRIMDVLGNPIDEAGPIGEEEQWEIHRAAPSYAEQAGGNDLLETGIKVIDLVCPFAKGGKVGLFGGAGVGKTVNMMELIRNIAIEHSGYSVFAGVGERTREGNDFYHEMKDSNVLDKVALVYGQMNEPPGNRLRVALTGLTMAEKFRDEGRDVLLFVDNIYRYTLAGTEVSALLGRMPSAVGYQPTLAEEMGVLQERITSTKKGSITSIQAVYVPADDLTDPSPATTFAHLDATVVLSRDIASLGIYPAVDPLDSTSRQLDPNVIGTEHYETARGVQYVLQRYKELKDIIAILGMDELSEADKQLVSRARKIQRFLSQPFFVAEVFTGSPGKYVSLKDTIAGFSGILKGDYDHLPEQAFYMVGGIDEAIEKAKKL; this comes from the coding sequence ATGAGTAGCGGACGTATCGTTCAAATCATCGGCGCCGTTATCGACGTGGAATTCCCGCGTGATCAGGTGCCAGCCGTATACGAGGCGCTGAAAGTAGTCGGCGCTGAAACCACCCTGGAAGTTCAGCAGCAGCTGGGCGACGGTGTGGTACGTACCATTGCGATGGGTTCGACCGAAGGCCTCAAGCGCGGTCTGGACATCACTCGCACCAACAAGGCCATCTCGGTACCGGTCGGTAAAGCGACCCTGGGCCGTATCATGGACGTGCTGGGCAACCCGATCGACGAAGCCGGCCCCATCGGTGAAGAAGAGCAGTGGGAAATCCACCGCGCTGCACCGAGCTATGCCGAGCAAGCCGGCGGTAACGACCTGCTGGAAACCGGTATCAAGGTAATCGACCTGGTCTGCCCGTTCGCCAAGGGCGGTAAGGTCGGTCTGTTCGGTGGCGCCGGTGTCGGCAAGACCGTGAACATGATGGAACTGATCCGTAACATCGCCATCGAGCACAGCGGTTATTCCGTGTTCGCCGGTGTGGGTGAGCGTACTCGTGAGGGTAACGACTTCTACCACGAGATGAAGGATTCCAACGTTCTCGACAAGGTAGCCCTGGTCTACGGCCAGATGAACGAGCCGCCAGGCAACCGTCTGCGCGTAGCACTGACCGGCCTGACCATGGCCGAGAAGTTCCGTGACGAAGGTCGTGACGTTCTGCTGTTCGTCGACAACATCTACCGTTACACCCTGGCCGGTACCGAAGTATCCGCACTGCTCGGCCGTATGCCGTCGGCAGTAGGTTACCAGCCTACCCTGGCCGAGGAGATGGGCGTTCTGCAGGAGCGTATTACCTCCACCAAGAAAGGCTCCATTACTTCGATCCAGGCCGTATACGTACCTGCGGACGACCTGACCGACCCGAGCCCGGCGACCACCTTCGCCCACTTGGACGCCACCGTCGTACTGAGCCGTGACATCGCTTCCCTGGGTATCTACCCGGCCGTTGACCCGCTGGACTCCACCAGCCGTCAGCTGGATCCGAACGTCATTGGCACCGAACACTACGAGACCGCTCGTGGCGTTCAGTACGTGCTGCAGCGTTACAAGGAACTGAAGGACATCATCGCTATCCTGGGTATGGACGAGCTGTCCGAAGCGGACAAGCAGCTGGTATCTCGCGCTCGTAAGATCCAGCGCTTCCTGTCCCAGCCGTTCTTCGTGGCCGAAGTCTTCACCGGCTCGCCAGGCAAGTACGTTTCCCTGAAGGACACCATCGCTGGCTTCAGCGGCATCCTCAAGGGCGACTACGACCACCTGCCGGAGCAGGCTTTCTACATGGTTGGCGGCATCGACGAAGCCATCGAGAAAGCGAAGAAACTGTAA
- the atpG gene encoding F0F1 ATP synthase subunit gamma: MAGAKEIRSKIASIKSTQKITSAMEKVAVSKMRKAQQRMAASRPYAERIRQVIGHLANANPEYRHPFMIERPVKRAGYVVVSSDRGLCGGLNTNLFKALVKDMAKDREQGVEIDLCVIGSKGAAFFRNFGGNVVAAISHLGEEPSINDLIGSVKVMLDAYLEGRIDRLSVVSNKFINTMTQKPTVEQLVPLVADPDQDLKHHWDYLYEPDAKELLDGLMVRYVESQVYQAVVENSAAEQAARMIAMKNATDNAGQLIKDLQLIYNKARQAAITQEISEIVGGAAAV; this comes from the coding sequence ATGGCAGGCGCAAAAGAGATTCGCAGCAAGATTGCGAGCATCAAAAGCACGCAGAAGATCACCAGCGCCATGGAAAAAGTGGCGGTCAGCAAAATGCGCAAGGCTCAACAGCGCATGGCAGCTAGCCGTCCCTACGCGGAGCGTATCCGCCAGGTGATTGGTCATCTGGCCAACGCCAACCCGGAGTACCGCCATCCCTTCATGATCGAGCGCCCTGTGAAGCGTGCCGGTTATGTGGTGGTGAGCAGTGACCGTGGTCTGTGCGGTGGCTTGAACACCAACTTGTTCAAGGCCCTGGTCAAGGACATGGCGAAAGATCGCGAGCAAGGCGTGGAGATCGATCTCTGCGTGATTGGCTCCAAAGGTGCGGCATTCTTCCGCAACTTTGGTGGCAATGTCGTCGCTGCGATCAGCCACCTCGGTGAAGAGCCGTCGATCAACGACCTGATCGGTAGTGTCAAGGTCATGCTCGACGCTTACCTCGAGGGACGTATCGACCGTCTGTCCGTGGTCTCGAACAAGTTCATCAATACCATGACGCAGAAGCCTACAGTGGAGCAGTTGGTTCCGCTGGTGGCCGATCCGGATCAAGACCTCAAGCATCACTGGGACTATCTGTACGAGCCCGATGCCAAGGAACTGCTCGATGGCCTGATGGTTCGTTACGTCGAATCGCAGGTGTACCAGGCAGTGGTCGAGAACAGTGCGGCCGAGCAGGCTGCGCGGATGATCGCGATGAAGAACGCCACCGATAACGCTGGCCAGCTCATCAAAGACCTGCAGCTGATTTACAACAAGGCGCGTCAGGCAGCGATCACCCAAGAGATTTCGGAAATCGTCGGCGGCGCTGCCGCGGTTTAA
- the atpA gene encoding F0F1 ATP synthase subunit alpha: protein MQQLNPSEISEIIKGRIEKLDVASQARNEGTIVSVSDGIVRIYGLADVMYGEMIEFPDGVYGMALNLEQDSVGAVVLGAYTSLAEGMSAKCTGRILEVPVGPELLGRVVDALGNPIDGKGPINAQATDAVEKVAPGVIWRKSVDQPVQTGYKSVDAMIPVGRGQRELIIGDRQIGKTALAVDAIINQKNSGIKCVYVAIGQKQSTIANVVRKLEETGALANTIVVAASASESAALQFLAPYAGCTMGEYFRDRGEDALIVYDDLSKQAVAYRQISLLLRRPPGREAYPGDVFYLHSRLLERASRVSEEYVEKFTNGAVTGKTGSLTALPIIETQAGDVSAFVPTNVISITDGQIFLESAMFNSGIRPAVNAGISVSRVGGAAQTKIIKKLSGGIRTALAQYRELAAFAQFASDLDEATRKQLEHGQRVTELMKQKQYAPMSIADMSVSLYAAERGFLTDVEVNKVGAFEAALLGYFNRELADLMAKINVKGDFNDEIDAGIKAGIEKFKATQTW from the coding sequence ATGCAGCAACTCAATCCTTCCGAAATTAGTGAAATCATCAAGGGGCGCATCGAGAAACTCGACGTCGCCTCCCAAGCCCGCAACGAAGGCACCATCGTCTCCGTTTCCGACGGCATCGTGCGCATCTACGGTCTGGCCGACGTCATGTACGGCGAAATGATCGAGTTCCCGGACGGCGTCTACGGTATGGCGCTGAACCTGGAGCAAGACTCCGTTGGTGCTGTAGTGCTGGGTGCTTACACCAGCCTTGCAGAAGGCATGAGTGCCAAGTGCACCGGCCGCATCCTGGAAGTCCCGGTTGGTCCGGAACTGCTGGGTCGCGTGGTCGATGCCCTGGGTAACCCGATCGACGGCAAAGGCCCGATCAACGCGCAGGCTACTGACGCCGTTGAGAAGGTTGCGCCGGGCGTGATCTGGCGTAAGTCGGTCGACCAGCCGGTTCAGACCGGTTACAAGTCGGTCGATGCCATGATCCCGGTAGGCCGTGGCCAGCGTGAGCTGATCATCGGTGACCGTCAGATCGGTAAGACTGCTCTGGCCGTCGACGCCATCATCAACCAGAAGAACAGCGGCATTAAGTGCGTGTACGTGGCTATCGGTCAGAAGCAATCGACCATCGCCAACGTCGTGCGCAAGCTGGAAGAAACCGGCGCGCTGGCCAACACCATCGTGGTCGCCGCTTCCGCTTCCGAATCCGCTGCACTGCAGTTCCTGGCTCCGTACGCCGGTTGCACCATGGGCGAATACTTCCGTGACCGCGGTGAAGACGCCCTGATCGTGTACGACGACCTGTCCAAGCAGGCCGTGGCTTACCGTCAGATCTCCCTGCTGCTGCGCCGTCCGCCAGGCCGTGAAGCCTACCCGGGCGACGTGTTCTATCTCCACAGCCGCCTGCTGGAGCGCGCTTCCCGCGTTTCCGAAGAGTATGTCGAGAAGTTCACCAATGGCGCCGTGACTGGCAAGACCGGTTCCCTGACCGCTCTGCCGATCATCGAAACCCAGGCTGGCGACGTTTCCGCGTTCGTTCCGACCAACGTGATCTCCATCACCGACGGTCAGATCTTCCTGGAATCGGCCATGTTCAACTCGGGCATCCGTCCGGCCGTCAACGCCGGTATCTCGGTATCCCGCGTGGGTGGTGCAGCCCAGACCAAGATCATCAAGAAGCTCTCCGGTGGTATCCGTACCGCTCTGGCTCAGTACCGTGAACTGGCGGCCTTCGCCCAGTTCGCTTCTGACCTGGACGAAGCCACCCGCAAGCAGCTCGAGCACGGTCAACGTGTTACCGAACTGATGAAGCAGAAGCAGTACGCGCCCATGTCGATCGCCGACATGTCCGTGTCCCTGTACGCTGCCGAGCGCGGCTTCCTGACCGACGTGGAAGTGAACAAAGTTGGCGCCTTCGAAGCAGCCCTGCTGGGCTACTTCAACCGTGAGCTGGCCGATCTGATGGCCAAGATCAACGTGAAAGGTGACTTCAACGACGAAATCGACGCGGGCATCAAAGCCGGTATCGAGAAGTTCAAAGCCACCCAAACCTGGTAA
- a CDS encoding F0F1 ATP synthase subunit delta: protein MAELTTLARPYAKAAFEHAQAHQQLANWSAMLGLAAAVSLDDTMQRVLKAPRLTSTEKATTFNEVCGDKFDAQAQNFIRVIAENDRLALLPDIFALFELYKAEQEKSIDVDVTSAFALSDEQQDKLAKVLSARLGREVRLHAAEDATLIGGVLIRAGDLVIDGSVRGKLAKLAEALKS from the coding sequence ATGGCAGAACTGACCACGCTGGCCCGACCTTACGCTAAGGCTGCCTTCGAGCACGCCCAGGCCCACCAGCAACTGGCCAATTGGTCAGCCATGCTCGGCCTGGCTGCGGCGGTGTCGCTCGACGACACCATGCAGCGCGTGCTCAAGGCCCCGCGTCTGACGAGTACAGAAAAGGCCACCACCTTCAACGAGGTGTGTGGTGACAAGTTCGACGCCCAGGCACAGAACTTCATCCGCGTTATCGCCGAGAACGACCGTCTGGCCCTGTTGCCGGATATCTTCGCCCTGTTCGAGCTGTACAAGGCCGAGCAAGAGAAGTCGATCGACGTGGATGTCACCAGTGCCTTCGCATTGAGCGATGAACAGCAAGACAAACTCGCCAAGGTTCTCAGTGCACGGCTCGGCCGAGAAGTGCGTCTGCACGCCGCGGAAGATGCCACCCTGATCGGTGGTGTACTGATCCGCGCCGGCGACCTGGTAATCGATGGCTCTGTTCGCGGCAAGCTCGCGAAACTAGCCGAAGCATTGAAATCTTGA
- a CDS encoding F0F1 ATP synthase subunit B, giving the protein MNINATLIGQSVAFFIFVLFCMKFVWPPVITALQERQKKIADGLDAANRAARDLELAHEKVAQQLREAKGQAAEIIEQANKRAAQIVDEARDQARVEADRVKAQAQAEIEQEINGIKDTLRAQVGSLAVSGAEKILGASIDQNAHAELVNKLAAEI; this is encoded by the coding sequence GTGAACATTAATGCAACCCTGATAGGCCAGTCCGTTGCCTTCTTCATCTTCGTGCTGTTCTGCATGAAGTTCGTATGGCCTCCGGTCATTACGGCTTTGCAGGAACGTCAGAAGAAGATCGCAGACGGCTTGGACGCTGCCAACCGCGCGGCTCGTGACCTGGAGCTGGCCCACGAGAAAGTGGCCCAGCAACTGCGCGAAGCCAAAGGGCAGGCTGCCGAAATCATCGAGCAAGCCAATAAGCGTGCTGCTCAGATCGTCGACGAAGCCCGTGATCAGGCCCGTGTCGAAGCTGACCGCGTGAAGGCTCAGGCTCAGGCCGAGATCGAACAGGAAATCAACGGCATCAAAGACACCCTGCGCGCCCAAGTGGGTAGCCTGGCAGTCAGCGGTGCGGAGAAGATCCTGGGCGCATCCATCGACCAAAACGCGCATGCGGAGCTGGTTAACAAACTGGCAGCCGAAATTTAA
- the atpE gene encoding F0F1 ATP synthase subunit C → METVVGLTAIAVALLIGLGALGTAIGFGLLGGKFLEGAARQPEMVPMLQVKMFIVAGLLDAVTMIGVGIALFFTFANPFVGQIAG, encoded by the coding sequence ATGGAAACTGTAGTTGGTTTGACCGCTATCGCCGTTGCACTGCTGATCGGCCTGGGTGCCCTGGGTACCGCCATTGGTTTCGGTCTGCTGGGTGGCAAGTTCCTGGAAGGCGCTGCGCGTCAGCCGGAAATGGTTCCGATGCTGCAAGTCAAAATGTTCATCGTCGCCGGTCTGCTCGACGCCGTGACCATGATCGGTGTTGGTATCGCACTGTTCTTCACCTTCGCGAACCCCTTCGTTGGTCAAATCGCAGGCTAA
- the atpB gene encoding F0F1 ATP synthase subunit A → MAADTASGYIQHHLTNLTYGQHPVNGWSFAHTAQEAKEMGFWAFHVDTLAVSVVLGLIFILLFRLAARKATSDQPGGLQNFVEVLVEFVDGSVKDTFHGRNPLIAPLALTIFVWVFLMNFMDLIPVDWLPMLAATIAGDPHLYFRVVPTTDPNATLGLALSVFALILFYSVKVKGIGGFLGELTMHPFSSKNMAVQIVLIPVNFLLEFVTLIAKPVSLALRLFGNLYAGELIFILIAIMFSGGMLLGSLGGVLQLAWAIFHILIIVLQAFIFMMLTIVYLSMAHEDSH, encoded by the coding sequence ATGGCAGCAGATACCGCTTCGGGTTACATCCAGCACCACCTGACGAACCTGACCTATGGTCAGCATCCGGTGAATGGTTGGAGTTTCGCCCACACCGCACAGGAAGCCAAAGAAATGGGCTTCTGGGCCTTCCACGTAGACACCCTGGCGGTGTCGGTGGTTCTCGGCCTGATCTTCATTCTTCTGTTCCGTCTGGCGGCGCGCAAAGCGACGTCCGACCAGCCTGGCGGTTTGCAGAATTTCGTCGAAGTGCTGGTCGAGTTCGTCGACGGCAGCGTCAAGGACACCTTCCACGGTCGTAACCCGCTGATCGCGCCGTTGGCCCTGACCATCTTCGTCTGGGTCTTCCTGATGAACTTCATGGATCTGATCCCGGTTGACTGGCTGCCGATGCTGGCTGCCACCATCGCTGGCGACCCGCACCTGTACTTCCGCGTGGTACCGACCACCGATCCGAACGCCACCCTGGGCCTGGCCCTGTCCGTCTTCGCCCTGATCCTGTTCTACAGCGTCAAGGTCAAAGGCATCGGCGGTTTCCTCGGCGAGCTGACCATGCATCCGTTCAGCAGCAAGAACATGGCCGTGCAGATCGTTCTGATCCCGGTCAACTTCCTGCTCGAGTTCGTCACTCTGATCGCCAAGCCGGTTTCCCTGGCGCTGCGACTGTTCGGCAACCTGTATGCCGGCGAGCTGATCTTCATCCTGATCGCCATCATGTTCAGCGGCGGCATGCTGCTGGGCTCGCTGGGTGGTGTGCTGCAGCTGGCCTGGGCCATCTTCCACATCCTGATCATCGTGCTGCAGGCATTCATCTTCATGATGCTGACCATCGTCTACCTGTCGATGGCGCACGAAGACAGCCACTAA
- a CDS encoding F0F1 ATP synthase subunit I translates to MERRMPKRLPFHRLPVFPVLVAQLIVLLLAAAVGWQWRGSVAGYSALLGGLIAWLPNLYFAHKAFRFSGARAAREIVRSFYAGEAGKLILTFVLFALAFAGVKPLEAPMLFGVYLLTLMVSWFAPLLITKFSRP, encoded by the coding sequence ATGGAACGCCGCATGCCAAAGCGCCTGCCCTTCCATCGTCTACCGGTTTTTCCGGTTCTGGTGGCCCAACTCATCGTCCTGCTGCTAGCCGCTGCGGTGGGCTGGCAATGGCGCGGTAGCGTCGCAGGATATTCGGCTTTGTTGGGCGGCCTGATCGCCTGGTTGCCGAATCTGTATTTCGCCCACAAGGCGTTCCGATTCAGTGGAGCGCGGGCTGCTAGGGAAATCGTCCGTTCTTTTTATGCGGGCGAGGCAGGAAAACTGATTTTGACGTTCGTGCTGTTTGCACTAGCGTTTGCGGGTGTGAAACCGCTGGAGGCACCGATGCTGTTCGGTGTCTACCTGCTGACCCTGATGGTCAGCTGGTTCGCTCCGCTGCTAATAACTAAATTTTCAAGACCTTAA
- a CDS encoding ParB/RepB/Spo0J family partition protein translates to MAAKKRGLGRGLDALLGGNTVSALQEEAAQVDTRELQYVPLELIQRGKYQPRRDMDQTALEELAASIRAQGVMQPIVLRPIGNGRFEIVAGERRWRASQLAGQDKIPAMVRELPDEAAIAMALIENIQREDLNPIEEAVALQRLQQEFELTQQQVADAVGKSRVTITNLLRLIALPEEIKTLLAHGDLEMGHARALLGLPLEQQVEAARHVVARGLTVRQTEALVRQWLSAKPTPVKAKTDPDISRLEQRLAERLGSPVQIKHGAKGKGQLVIRYNSLDELQGVLAHIR, encoded by the coding sequence ATGGCTGCGAAGAAACGAGGTCTGGGCCGCGGCCTGGACGCCCTGCTCGGTGGCAACACCGTCAGCGCACTGCAGGAAGAGGCCGCCCAGGTCGACACCCGCGAACTGCAATACGTGCCGCTGGAGCTGATCCAGCGTGGCAAGTACCAGCCGCGTCGTGACATGGACCAGACCGCCCTAGAAGAACTCGCCGCTTCGATCCGTGCCCAGGGCGTGATGCAACCCATCGTGCTGCGTCCCATCGGCAACGGCCGTTTCGAGATCGTTGCCGGTGAACGGCGCTGGCGTGCCAGCCAACTGGCCGGCCAGGACAAGATCCCGGCCATGGTTCGCGAGCTGCCGGATGAAGCCGCTATCGCCATGGCGCTGATCGAGAATATCCAACGCGAGGACCTCAACCCGATCGAGGAAGCCGTGGCCCTGCAGCGCCTGCAGCAGGAATTCGAACTGACCCAGCAGCAGGTCGCCGATGCCGTTGGCAAATCTCGCGTCACCATCACCAACCTGCTGCGCCTGATCGCCCTGCCCGAGGAGATCAAGACGCTGCTCGCCCATGGTGATCTGGAAATGGGTCATGCCCGCGCATTGCTCGGTTTGCCCCTCGAACAGCAGGTTGAAGCTGCGCGACACGTTGTCGCACGTGGCCTCACGGTTCGTCAGACCGAGGCCCTGGTTCGCCAGTGGCTCTCCGCCAAACCGACTCCTGTCAAAGCCAAGACCGATCCTGACATCAGCCGCCTGGAACAGCGCCTGGCAGAGCGTCTGGGCTCGCCGGTGCAGATAAAACACGGTGCCAAGGGCAAAGGCCAACTGGTCATTCGCTACAACTCCCTCGACGAATTGCAGGGCGTGCTCGCCCATATCCGCTGA